CAGCACCAGGTCGAGCGGGCCGACCCCGGCCTCCAGCTCCTCGACGGCTTCCAGGTTGGCGCTGATGTCGTCGCGGATCGCGGTGTGGGGACAGCAGCCGGTCTCCACGGCGGAGATCCGCTCGGGCGGCAGGACGGCGTTCCGCAGCAGGAACTCGGCGTCCTCGGTGGTGTAGATGTCGTTGGTGACGACGGCGAGCGAGAGTTCGTCGCGCAGCGCACGGCAGAGCGCCGCGACGGTGGCGGTCTTCCCCGAGCCGACCGGGCCGCCGAGGCCGATCCGCAGCGCCCGGCGTCCGCCGATCGCCGGGAGCGGCGGGGCGGTGTGGTGGTCGTGGACGGGGAGGTCGGGGTCGAGGTGCATGGGTGGCTCCGATCGTGGGGCGGGCGTGCGACGGTCAGGACGCGAAGAGCCGGACGGGCCAGGCTGCGTGCTGTTCGGCGTGGAGGTCGAGGAGGGGCGCCCCGGCCGTCGGCAGGAGGTCGAGGTCGCCGGTTCTGGACGCCTCGGCAGCGGCTGCGACGGCGGTCCGGCCGACTTCGCCGATCGGCTCGGCGAGCGTGGCCAGGACGGCGGTCGCCCGGAAGGGATCCAGGCCGATCAGTCGCACGCAGGCGGTGACCGGCCCGGAGACCGACTCGTAGGCCACCGCCGTCGCGGCGTCCTCCGGCAGGAGTCCGGCCACCGCGGCGACCAGCCCGAGGACGACCGCCTGGTGTCCGCCGCCCGGCAGTTCGCGCGCGAGGGCGTCCAGGGAGGGGTCCGGCCAGGCCGCACGCGCCGCGCGCAGCAGTTGCCGGCCGAGCCGCCGGGACACGGCGCGCAGCGCCGGGGAGGGCGTCCGCGCCTCGGCCGCCTCGTCCAGGGCGAGCAGGTCGAGGCCCGAGGCGGCGGCCGCCGCCAGCGCGGCCGAGGTGAGCCCGACCGTGCGCAGCCGTCCGGTGCAGAACGCCTCCAGACTCACCGCGTCGTGCACCCGGCCGGCCCGGACCGCCGCCTCGACGCCGCCGGAGTGCGCGTGCCCCCCGGCGGGGAAACGCCCGTCGGCGAGGACCAGGAGGGCCGGATGCACTGCCATCGTCACGACCTCTTCACGCGGGCGGGGGCGTCTCAGGATTGCGACCGGTCAGGACGGTCGAAGCGGTCAGAACAGGAAGTACCGCTGGGCCATGGGCAGTTCCTCGGCCGGGTGCGGTTCGACCACGTCGCCGTCGATCCGCACGGTGAAGGTGTCAGGATCGACGGTGACCCCGGGCAGGGCGCTGTTCTCGCGCATCGTGCTCTTGGTCACGGCCCGGGTGTCGGTGATCGCCGTGAAGGCCTTGGCCACACCGAGCCGCTCCGCGAGCCGCTCGGGCAGGCCGTCGTCGAGCGCCCACCGGGTGGTGAAGTTCAGCGAGTTGGCCGAGGGAGCGCGCCCGATGCCGCCGAACATGGGACGGGGGAACACCGGCTGCGGGGTCGGGATGGAGGCGTTCGCGTCCCCCATCTGGGCCCAGGCGATCTGCCCTCCCTTGAGCACCAGATCGGGCTTCACCCCGAAGAAGGCCGGCGTCCACAGCACCAGGTCGGCGAGCTTCCCCGGCTCCACCGAGCCGATCTCCTCGGCCATGCCCTGGGCCAGCGCGGGATTGATCGTGTACTTGGCCACGTAGCGGCGCGCACGCCGGTTGTCCGCGCGCCCGTCGCCGGGCAGCGCGCCGCGGCGTCGCTTCATCACGTGCGCTGTCTGCCAGGTGCGCAGCACCACCTCGCCGATCCGGCCCATGGCCTGCGAGTCCGAGCTGATGATCGAGATCGCGCCCAGGTCGTGCAGCACGTCCTCCGCCGCGATCGTGGTCGGCCGGATCCTCGACTCGGCGAAGGCCAGGTCCTCCGGCACGTTCGCGCTCAGATGGTGGCAGACCATCAGCATGTCGAGGTGCTCCGCCACCGTGTTGTGGGTGTGCGGGCGGGTCGGATTGGTGGAGCTGGGCAGGATGTTCGGCTCGGAGACGACGGTGATGATGTCCGGCGCGTGCCCGCCGCCCGCGCCCTCCGCGTGGTAGGCGTGGACCCCGCGTCCGGCGATCGCGGCCAGGGTGTCCTGGACGAATCCGGCCTCGTTCAGCGTGTCCGTGTGCAGCGCCAGCTGTGCGCCGCTCTCCTCGCAGACGCGCAGGCACGCGTCGATCGCGGCGGGCGTCGCACCCCAGTCCTCGTGGATCTTGAACCCGACGGCGCCACCGCGCAGTTGCGCGTGCATCGCCTCCCTGGAGACCGTGTTGCCCTTGCCGAGCAGTCCGAGGTTGACCGGGTACTGCTCCGCCGCCGCGAACATCCGGGCCAGGTGCCAGGAACCTGGCGTGATCGTCGTCGCCTTCGAGCCCTCGGCCGGGCCGGTCCCGCCGCCGACCAGGGTGGTCACCCCGGAGGCGAGCGCCTCCTCGAAGAGCTGCGGGCAGATGAAGTGCACGTGCGCGTCCACGGCCCCCGCGGTGAGGATCCGGCCGTTTCCGGCGATCACCTCCGTCTCTGGGCCGATCACCAGGTCCGGATGGACGCCGTCCATCGTCTCGGGGTTGCCGGCCTTGCCCAGGGCGGTGATCCGGCCGTCGCGGATGCCGACGTCGGCCTTGACGACGCCCCAGTGGTCCAGCACGACAGCGCCGGTGACGACCGTGTCCGGCGCGCCCTCGGCCCGGGAGACGCGACTCTGCCCCATGGACTCGCGGATCACCTTGCCGCCGCCGAAGACGGCCTCGTCGCCGCCGCCGCAGCGGTCCTCCTCGACCTCGATCAGCAGGTCGGTGTCGGCGAGCCGGATCCGGTCCCCGACGGTCGGCCCGTAGAGGTCGGCGTAGCGCCGCCGAGTCACCGTCAGGGCCGCCGCGCGCGGTCCTTCGGCTTCCGGATTCCCGCTCATCGCGCCTCCTCCGGCCCGTCCAGGGGACCGGCCGTCCCGCCGCGCAGACCCAGCACCTCGCGGCGGCCGCCCAGCGGCACCAGCTCCACCCGGGCCGGGATGCCGGGTTCGAAGCGGACCGCGGTCCCTGCGGGGATGTTGAGTCTGAGCCCGCGCGCGGCGGCGCGGTCGAAGTCGAGGCCCGGATTGGCCTCGGCGAAGTGGTAGTGCGAGCCGACCTGCACCGGGCGGTCGGCGGTGTTGAGGACGGTGAGCACGGTCACCGCCCGCCCGACGTTGAGCGCGACATCGCCCTCGCCGAGCAGCAGTTCACCTGGGATCAGGGACATCTCCGCAGCTTCCCCTCCGGTCGGGCCGTGTCAGTGGATGGGCTCGTGCAGGGTGACGAGCTTGGTGCCGTCGGGGAAGGTCGCCTCGACCTGGACGTCGGGGATCATCTCCGGCACGCCCTCCATCACGTCCGCGCGGCCCAGCACCGAACGCCCCGACTCCATCAGTTCGGCGACGGTCCGCCCGTCGCGGGCGCCCTCCAGCACATGGACGGTCAGGATCGCGAGCGCCTCGGGATGGTTGAGCCTCAGCCCGCGCGCTCTGCGGGCGGAGGCGACGTCGGCGGCCACATGGATGAGCAGTCGTTCCTGCTCGTGCGGGGTGAGTCTCATCGGACGCTGCTCCTCGGGTGGGAGGCCGGACTCGTCGCCGCAGGGGCACCGCCCTGTGCCGCCGCGTGCCACGAGTGCGGCCACCGTAGCCGAAGCCGGGGCCGCCGGTCAGCGAACCTCGGCCAGAAACTACGCGCGTCACACAGAAGTAACCTGACGGTCCATGAGCCGCTTCCGCGGCGCCGACCCGGGCGGGCCCTCCGGTCATCGGACGCACGGCCTCTTCCGCCGCCGCCGTCGCTGCGTCACCATGGTGTCGCGAACAGTCACCAGCAGGAGCGACACCACCGAGCAAGGGGTTGTCATGAGGTTGGGCAAGATCGTCGCCACGGGCATCGCCGAGGACGTCGTGGACGCGTCCGTCGAGGAGTCCCTCCCCACCGTCACCAGTGAGACCACCGCCGCCGACCCGGCGGTCGACGCGCCCGCCCCCGCGCAGGCGGGTTCGAGCGCGGAGCGGTGACACCCTTCCGGCGCGCCCCCAGGGAGCGTCCGGACCGGCCGCCGGTCGGGTACAAGATCGCCCGCCCGATGCTCTCCGCGGACGGCGCCCGCCTGGGCTTCCGCGGGGTGTCGCTCGGCGGGGACATCGTCTACGGGCCGCTCGACGACGCCCGTTGCGGTTACGAGCGGCGGCACCGGCCGCCGTCGCGGTGGTGCGCCTGCGGCTTCTACTGCCTGCACGACGCGGCCGCGGCGATCGAGCTCGGCTGTGCGACGGAGTACCGCGACACGGTGCTGCTCGAGGTCGCGGTCCTGGGCGTCTACCTGCGCCACGAACGCGGCATGCGCTTCGAGCGGCAGCGGGTCCGCCGGATCCTGTGGCCTCGCTGTGCCTGCGGCCGCCGGTCCGAGGGCGTGCTCGACACGGGCGAGGGAATCCTCGGCTGGCGCGCGCTCACCGGCAGCTGCGCCGTCTGCGCCGGGCACCGGCCGCTGCTCCGCTTCGACGCGTACGCGGGGCTGGGCGGTCCCGGCGTCACCGCGGCCTGCGACGAACGTCTCGCTCCCCCGGCGCCGCGCGCCCCGATCGCCGCCGACCTCACCCTCTCGCTCGACCAGGCCGGCGGCGCCGACGGCCTGGTCCCCCAGCTCGCCGCCGAGGCCGCACTGCTCCAGGCCCGCCTGGACTGGTTCCAGCTGCAACTCGGCCGCCTCGGCGACCCGACGGACGGCTGACCCACCGGGACGACGCCCACACCGTCGCGGCCGGCCGGGCGTCGCCGAGCACTCCGGGTCGGCCTCGGGCCCGGCCCGGCAGGGCCTATGGTGGCTGCATGACTCAGGAGCTTCCCACCGCGCCGGTGCGGGTCGACGCCTGGATCTGGTCGGTGCGGCTCGCCAAGACCCGGTCCGCGGCCGGGGCCGCCTGCCGGGCCGGGCACGTCCGGGTGAACGGCGAGCGGGCCAAGCCCGCGCAGCCGGTGAAGCCCGGCGACGAGGTGCGGCTGCGGCAGGAGGGCCGGGAGCGCATCGTGATCGTCCAGCGGACCGTCGTCAAGCGGGTCGGCGCGCCGGTCGCCGCCGAGTGCCTGATCGACAAGAGCCCGCCGCCCCCGCCCCGCGAGCTGCTCGCCGCGCTGCCGGTCCGCGACCGCGGCGCGGGCCGGCCCACCAAGCGCGAACGGCGCGAGACGGACCGGCTCAAGGGGCTCTGAGGCGGGCCCGGGCTCAGGCCCGCTTGACCGAGACCACGCCGTAGCCGGCGACGTCCTCCGCGGTCAGGGCACGGTCGTCGTCGCTGACGTCCTCCGCGCCCGCGTGCCACTCGTTGACCGGGACCACCCCGGGAGCGACCGGCTCCCAGCCGTGGCCGGAGGCGAAGCGCAGGATCTCGTCGTGCGAGCGCGAGGCGATGTGCAGGCCCGAACCGCTGTAGACGCGGGTCACCGCCTCGGCCACCTCGGGCGAGAGGAAGTCGCCGCTGCCGTGGGAGAGGATCAGCGCGCTGCCGGCCGGAAGCATCTGCTTGTACCGGTCGAGCAGGCCGTACGGGTCGTCGCCGTCGGGCAGGAAGTGCAGCAGCGCCACCACGAGCAGGGCCACCGGCTCGTCGAAGTCCAGCAGTTCCTTCGTCGCCGGGGCGTTGAGGATCGACGCCGGGTCGTGGAAGTCCGCGTCGACGTAGGCGGTACGGCCCTCGGGCGTGCTGCTGAGCAGTGCGCGGGCGTGGGTCAGCACCATCGGGTCGTTGTCCACGTAGACCACCCGCGCGTCGGGCGCGAGCAGCTGCGCGACCTCGTGGGTGTTGTTCGCCGTCGGGATCCCGGTGCCGATGTCGAGGAACTGACGGATCCCCAGGGAGCCCGCGTAGCGCACCGCGCGGCCGAGGAAGCGCCGGTTGGCCCGCGCGCCGGCCGGTGCGGTCGGCAGCAGTTTGACGACCTGCTCGGCGGCGACCCGGTCGGCGGGGAAGTTGTCCTTGCCGCCGAGGTAGTAGTCGTACATCCGCGCCGGGTGCGGGATGTCGGTGCGCAGCTCCGTGTGGCGCGCGGCGTCCCCGCCGTCCTCACCCGTGGCCCAGTCCCAGCTCTCGTCCACCGCGGACACCTCCCCAGCTGTTCCCGCACGCGAGAACACCACACCCCGGACCGGGGTGACATTTCGCCTCCCCGTAAATCCCCACCATGCTAACTGTGGCACGAGAGACTGGCAGCATGCATCACGGATCTTTCACGCCCGGTCAACTTCGTTCCTATTGCCTTGAATTCAACGGATCTGAAGAAACTTTCCCCTTCAATCCCGAGACTTCCGTCTTCAAGGTGGGTGGAAAGATGTTCGCGCTCGTCGAGTTGGACGGTGCGCCGCCACTCACTGTGAGCCTCAAGTGCGATCCCGAACTCGCCGTCCGACTGAGGGAGGAACACCCGGCGATCACCGGCGGGTGGCACCTGAACAAGCGCCACTGGAACAGCGTGCTGCTGGACGGCTCGCTGCCGGAACGGCTGGTCCACGAGATGATCGAGGACTCCTACGACCTGGTCGTCTCCTCACTGCCGCGCAGGCAGCAACTGCTCCTGGACTGGCCCGGCACACGACGGCGTGAGCGCGACGGGGAGTGAGGGAAGGCGCGCGGGGTCGCGCCTCAGAGGTCGATCGTGATGTAGGTCTTGCGCAGCGTCTCGTGGATCTCCCAGACGCCGCTCCAGCCGGCCGGGGTCACCAGGGTGTCGCCGGGGCCGATCTCGACGGGCGCGCCGCCGTCCGGGGTGAGCGTCGCCCGGCCGGCCAGGATCTGGCAGATCTCGTGGTAGCCCTCGCGTGTGGCCGTGAAGCGGCCCGGCGTCGCCTCCCAGATCCCC
This genomic interval from Streptacidiphilus rugosus AM-16 contains the following:
- a CDS encoding urease subunit alpha, encoding MSGNPEAEGPRAAALTVTRRRYADLYGPTVGDRIRLADTDLLIEVEEDRCGGGDEAVFGGGKVIRESMGQSRVSRAEGAPDTVVTGAVVLDHWGVVKADVGIRDGRITALGKAGNPETMDGVHPDLVIGPETEVIAGNGRILTAGAVDAHVHFICPQLFEEALASGVTTLVGGGTGPAEGSKATTITPGSWHLARMFAAAEQYPVNLGLLGKGNTVSREAMHAQLRGGAVGFKIHEDWGATPAAIDACLRVCEESGAQLALHTDTLNEAGFVQDTLAAIAGRGVHAYHAEGAGGGHAPDIITVVSEPNILPSSTNPTRPHTHNTVAEHLDMLMVCHHLSANVPEDLAFAESRIRPTTIAAEDVLHDLGAISIISSDSQAMGRIGEVVLRTWQTAHVMKRRRGALPGDGRADNRRARRYVAKYTINPALAQGMAEEIGSVEPGKLADLVLWTPAFFGVKPDLVLKGGQIAWAQMGDANASIPTPQPVFPRPMFGGIGRAPSANSLNFTTRWALDDGLPERLAERLGVAKAFTAITDTRAVTKSTMRENSALPGVTVDPDTFTVRIDGDVVEPHPAEELPMAQRYFLF
- a CDS encoding SAM-dependent methyltransferase, with the protein product MDESWDWATGEDGGDAARHTELRTDIPHPARMYDYYLGGKDNFPADRVAAEQVVKLLPTAPAGARANRRFLGRAVRYAGSLGIRQFLDIGTGIPTANNTHEVAQLLAPDARVVYVDNDPMVLTHARALLSSTPEGRTAYVDADFHDPASILNAPATKELLDFDEPVALLVVALLHFLPDGDDPYGLLDRYKQMLPAGSALILSHGSGDFLSPEVAEAVTRVYSGSGLHIASRSHDEILRFASGHGWEPVAPGVVPVNEWHAGAEDVSDDDRALTAEDVAGYGVVSVKRA
- a CDS encoding urease subunit beta, whose protein sequence is MIPGELLLGEGDVALNVGRAVTVLTVLNTADRPVQVGSHYHFAEANPGLDFDRAAARGLRLNIPAGTAVRFEPGIPARVELVPLGGRREVLGLRGGTAGPLDGPEEAR
- a CDS encoding urease subunit gamma, whose translation is MRLTPHEQERLLIHVAADVASARRARGLRLNHPEALAILTVHVLEGARDGRTVAELMESGRSVLGRADVMEGVPEMIPDVQVEATFPDGTKLVTLHEPIH
- the ureG gene encoding urease accessory protein UreG: MHLDPDLPVHDHHTAPPLPAIGGRRALRIGLGGPVGSGKTATVAALCRALRDELSLAVVTNDIYTTEDAEFLLRNAVLPPERISAVETGCCPHTAIRDDISANLEAVEELEAGVGPLDLVLVESGGDNLTATFSRGLVDHQIFVIDVSGGDKIPRKGGPGVTTSDLLVVNKTDLAPLVGADLSVMARDAAAQRGDLPVVFCSLARPDGVAPIAAWVRERLAEWQPV
- a CDS encoding MmcQ/YjbR family DNA-binding protein gives rise to the protein MHHGSFTPGQLRSYCLEFNGSEETFPFNPETSVFKVGGKMFALVELDGAPPLTVSLKCDPELAVRLREEHPAITGGWHLNKRHWNSVLLDGSLPERLVHEMIEDSYDLVVSSLPRRQQLLLDWPGTRRRERDGE
- a CDS encoding urease accessory protein UreF — its product is MAVHPALLVLADGRFPAGGHAHSGGVEAAVRAGRVHDAVSLEAFCTGRLRTVGLTSAALAAAAASGLDLLALDEAAEARTPSPALRAVSRRLGRQLLRAARAAWPDPSLDALARELPGGGHQAVVLGLVAAVAGLLPEDAATAVAYESVSGPVTACVRLIGLDPFRATAVLATLAEPIGEVGRTAVAAAAEASRTGDLDLLPTAGAPLLDLHAEQHAAWPVRLFAS
- a CDS encoding cupin domain-containing protein; translated protein: MAIVLRHADQAELGAFAPKPTSTSQGQQEAALTVWTAPEGVEAGIWEATPGRFTATREGYHEICQILAGRATLTPDGGAPVEIGPGDTLVTPAGWSGVWEIHETLRKTYITIDL
- a CDS encoding RNA-binding S4 domain-containing protein, whose amino-acid sequence is MTQELPTAPVRVDAWIWSVRLAKTRSAAGAACRAGHVRVNGERAKPAQPVKPGDEVRLRQEGRERIVIVQRTVVKRVGAPVAAECLIDKSPPPPPRELLAALPVRDRGAGRPTKRERRETDRLKGL